A stretch of the Halomonas sp. BDJS001 genome encodes the following:
- the cobS gene encoding adenosylcobinamide-GDP ribazoletransferase gives MKESAVKEGAVKNALFGLLLALQFLTRIPVPIAVPWTPDTRRWAVRAYPLVGLLIGSVLVLLAFAMRNVPTPITALVILSVWVALSGGLHLDGVMDIADALGSNQPLARRWEIMKDPQIGSFGMLALLFLLAWKGVLLWALLTYQAPLWWLLVVPALGRWGGVALLVLTPCAQSKGLAWSWQQSLSGQDVALALVPLAVVALLAPPVVLIGLTVIVFVVLMRWFMLRLFNGINGDMVGATIEGGELWLLILVWSWWQFATVSPLGI, from the coding sequence GTGAAAGAGAGTGCTGTGAAAGAGGGTGCTGTAAAGAATGCTCTGTTCGGTCTCCTGCTGGCGCTGCAGTTTCTGACCCGGATCCCAGTCCCAATAGCCGTTCCCTGGACGCCCGATACCCGCCGCTGGGCGGTGCGCGCCTACCCCTTGGTGGGCCTGTTGATCGGCAGCGTGCTGGTGCTGCTAGCATTTGCGATGCGCAACGTCCCCACGCCGATCACCGCGCTGGTGATATTAAGCGTGTGGGTGGCGCTCTCGGGTGGGCTGCATTTGGATGGCGTGATGGATATCGCCGATGCGCTGGGCAGCAATCAGCCGCTGGCGCGCCGCTGGGAGATTATGAAAGACCCACAAATCGGCAGTTTTGGAATGCTGGCGCTGCTGTTTCTGCTCGCCTGGAAGGGCGTGCTGCTATGGGCATTGCTCACCTATCAAGCGCCGCTCTGGTGGCTGCTGGTGGTGCCCGCGCTTGGGCGTTGGGGGGGCGTTGCCTTGCTGGTTCTGACCCCCTGCGCCCAGTCGAAGGGCCTGGCTTGGAGCTGGCAGCAGTCGCTTAGCGGCCAGGACGTGGCACTGGCGTTGGTTCCGTTGGCAGTTGTCGCGCTGTTAGCCCCGCCAGTCGTATTGATAGGGCTAACGGTCATTGTGTTTGTGGTACTTATGCGCTGGTTTATGTTGCGACTGTTTAACGGCATCAACGGCGATATGGTAGGCGCCACCATTGAAGGAGGGGAGCTTTGGCTATTGATCTTAGTGTGGAGCTGGTGGCAGTTCGCCACGGTATCACCGCTTGGAATTTAG
- a CDS encoding NAD-dependent epimerase/dehydratase family protein: MRILFTGGSGKAGRHATAYLRDQGHRVTNLDWVVSDVPGITTLKTDLTDAGQVFNACQAYAGFDELEPGTGVPRYDAIVHFAAIPAILHRPDNETYRINALSTYNILDAATKLGIPKVIFASSETTYGVCFADGEKKPEYLPIDEEHPTVPQDSYAMSKVVNEVTARSFHARSGIDIYGLRINNVIEPHEYRQNFPAYMEDPARRRRNIFAYIDARDLGQMVDCCLKTDGLGYQVFNVANDDLSVGLTNAQVIERFYAGVPIKREMGEFETFYSNEKARRLVGFAPRHSWRDELEH; the protein is encoded by the coding sequence ATGCGTATTCTGTTCACCGGCGGCAGTGGCAAGGCTGGCCGTCATGCGACGGCTTATCTTCGCGACCAAGGTCACCGAGTCACTAATCTGGATTGGGTAGTCTCTGATGTACCCGGCATTACAACCCTGAAAACAGACCTGACCGACGCAGGCCAAGTGTTTAATGCCTGCCAGGCCTACGCCGGTTTTGACGAGCTGGAACCGGGCACTGGCGTGCCGCGTTATGATGCGATTGTCCACTTTGCGGCGATACCCGCCATTCTGCATCGACCGGACAACGAGACTTACCGCATCAATGCGCTAAGTACCTACAATATTCTCGATGCTGCCACCAAACTAGGCATTCCCAAGGTCATCTTCGCCTCCAGCGAGACCACTTATGGCGTTTGCTTTGCCGATGGCGAAAAGAAGCCGGAATACCTCCCCATTGATGAAGAGCACCCCACCGTGCCTCAAGATAGCTACGCCATGAGCAAGGTAGTTAACGAGGTAACGGCGCGCTCTTTCCATGCACGCTCGGGCATCGACATCTACGGCCTGCGCATCAATAACGTGATCGAGCCCCACGAATACCGCCAGAATTTTCCCGCCTATATGGAAGACCCCGCCCGACGCCGCCGCAATATTTTCGCCTACATCGACGCCCGGGATCTGGGCCAGATGGTGGATTGCTGCTTGAAAACAGACGGCCTGGGTTATCAGGTGTTCAACGTCGCCAATGACGATCTATCAGTGGGCCTGACCAACGCCCAAGTCATTGAGCGCTTCTACGCTGGGGTACCGATCAAGCGCGAGATGGGCGAATTTGAGACTTTTTACAGTAATGAAAAAGCGCGCCGTCTGGTCGGCTTCGCGCCGCGCCACTCCTGGCGTGATGAGCTGGAGCACTAG
- a CDS encoding cobalamin-binding protein: MFILVNKSSYLVRGALGLALLLLSSVSHAHDHSRCAVDDRDREVCLYNAAQRIATLSPGATELTFAAGAGDQVVAVVSYSDYPPEAKQVASVGSHTRIDLETLVGLAPDLVIGWVTGNPAEQLETLEALGMPVFYIEPRDIEGVASAIERLARLAGTETAGQAVAANFRQTMGEIDARYRDRDPVSTFYQVWDEPLMSVNDQHLIGQVVEMCGGENVFGEQARLVPRIDDEAVLAANPEAIVAGGMGEENRHWLTHWEQYPSLTAVAEDNLFFVPPSLIQRPTPRLMEGTQILCEKLDIARQKRGRR, from the coding sequence GTGTTCATTTTGGTCAATAAAAGCAGTTACTTAGTACGCGGGGCCTTAGGCCTCGCGCTGCTGCTACTGTCGTCGGTATCCCACGCCCATGACCACTCGCGCTGTGCAGTGGATGATCGTGACCGTGAGGTTTGCCTCTACAACGCTGCTCAGCGTATTGCCACGCTGTCGCCAGGTGCGACCGAATTGACCTTTGCTGCGGGTGCAGGGGATCAAGTGGTCGCCGTCGTTTCCTACAGCGACTACCCGCCGGAAGCCAAACAGGTGGCGTCGGTGGGTAGCCACACCCGAATTGATTTAGAAACGCTGGTGGGGTTGGCACCTGATCTAGTGATTGGCTGGGTAACCGGCAACCCCGCCGAACAGCTTGAAACCCTCGAAGCCTTGGGCATGCCGGTGTTCTATATCGAGCCCCGGGATATAGAGGGTGTAGCCAGCGCCATTGAACGATTGGCACGGCTGGCGGGTACTGAAACCGCCGGCCAGGCAGTGGCCGCCAATTTTCGGCAGACCATGGGTGAAATTGATGCGCGCTACCGTGATCGTGACCCGGTAAGCACATTCTACCAAGTGTGGGATGAGCCGCTAATGAGCGTTAATGACCAGCACCTGATCGGCCAGGTAGTCGAGATGTGCGGGGGCGAGAATGTGTTTGGCGAGCAGGCGCGGCTGGTGCCACGCATCGACGATGAAGCCGTGCTGGCAGCGAATCCTGAGGCGATTGTGGCTGGGGGGATGGGCGAAGAGAACCGCCACTGGCTGACCCACTGGGAGCAGTACCCCAGCCTGACGGCGGTGGCAGAAGATAACCTCTTCTTTGTACCGCCATCGCTGATCCAACGGCCAACGCCGCGGCTGATGGAGGGCACCCAGATCCTCTGTGAGAAGCTCGATATTGCGCGCCAAAAGCGTGGACGCCGTTAA
- a CDS encoding ABC transporter ATP-binding protein has product MSVLSTHELIIDVPGREGDTPLNLTIEPGQVWGVLGPNGAGKTTLLHTLAGLQAPRSGSVQLNDSVLGQLRRRHVAQRLGVVFQDRQDGFPATVLETALIGRHPYLSPWQMEGADDYARAEAALERLDVAHLRDRLVSTLSGGERQRVAIATVLTQAPNVWLADEPTNHLDLHHQSAVMVLMAEQAAQGQAVIMCLHDLNLAARWCDHILLLYPNGEACWGTRDSMLVPSALESLYRQRLAVVEVNGAPVFVPINE; this is encoded by the coding sequence ATGAGCGTACTTTCTACTCATGAACTCATCATCGATGTGCCCGGCCGCGAAGGCGATACGCCGCTTAATTTAACCATTGAGCCAGGGCAGGTGTGGGGCGTGTTAGGCCCTAACGGAGCGGGTAAAACCACGCTGCTACATACCTTGGCTGGGTTACAGGCTCCACGTTCAGGCAGCGTTCAACTCAACGACTCGGTGCTTGGTCAACTTCGCCGCCGACATGTCGCTCAGCGGTTGGGAGTGGTGTTTCAGGATCGCCAGGATGGCTTTCCCGCGACCGTGCTGGAAACCGCGCTGATTGGACGTCATCCCTACCTATCCCCATGGCAGATGGAGGGCGCCGATGACTACGCCCGTGCCGAAGCTGCCCTGGAGCGCCTGGATGTAGCGCATCTCCGTGACCGCTTGGTCAGTACACTTTCCGGCGGCGAACGCCAGCGCGTTGCGATTGCCACCGTGCTGACTCAGGCGCCCAATGTGTGGCTGGCCGATGAGCCGACTAATCATCTGGATCTGCACCACCAAAGTGCCGTGATGGTATTGATGGCCGAGCAGGCTGCCCAGGGGCAGGCGGTCATTATGTGCTTACACGACCTAAACCTGGCTGCCCGCTGGTGCGACCATATTTTACTGCTCTATCCCAATGGCGAGGCGTGCTGGGGCACGCGAGATAGCATGCTGGTGCCCTCTGCGTTGGAAAGCCTCTACCGCCAGCGGCTAGCGGTGGTAGAGGTGAATGGTGCGCCGGTGTTTGTACCGATAAATGAGTGA
- a CDS encoding FecCD family ABC transporter permease: MLARLGLPLSLLLLAALAALIISLGVGSAQISPAQIWQVVLDNLGYIGQGESDALARTMVMELRLPRALSAFAVGGLLAVAGALMQVLLRNPLADPYVLGLSGGASIGALAAMLGGLGGLAISGSAFGGALFSTFLVFGLAHGSGGWTPSRLLLTGVVVAAGWGAVITLMLAMSPAERLPGMLYWLMGDLSYARTPWPPLLLLLATCVVLIPLGRSLNVLARGPQQAAALGVAVRPLEWCIYIAASLLTAAAVTTAGSIGFVGLVVPHMLRLLLGNDQRLILPACALAGGTLLVLADTLARTMIAPEQLPVGVITALLGVPTFLFLLYRSR; this comes from the coding sequence ATGCTCGCACGCCTGGGGTTGCCGCTTAGCCTGCTATTACTAGCGGCGTTGGCTGCGCTGATTATCTCTCTTGGTGTTGGCAGTGCGCAGATTTCTCCGGCGCAAATTTGGCAAGTGGTGCTGGATAATCTTGGTTATATAGGGCAAGGCGAGAGCGATGCGTTGGCGCGTACTATGGTGATGGAGCTGCGCTTACCCAGGGCGCTCTCGGCGTTTGCCGTGGGCGGTTTGTTGGCGGTAGCCGGGGCGTTAATGCAGGTGCTGCTGCGCAATCCTCTTGCTGACCCTTACGTGCTTGGCCTTTCCGGTGGCGCCTCTATTGGTGCATTGGCAGCCATGCTGGGAGGGCTCGGCGGGCTGGCGATTTCGGGTTCGGCATTTGGCGGTGCGCTATTTTCGACGTTTTTAGTGTTTGGCTTGGCCCACGGCAGCGGCGGCTGGACGCCTTCGCGGTTGCTGTTAACGGGCGTGGTGGTAGCAGCAGGGTGGGGCGCGGTGATTACCCTAATGCTGGCGATGAGCCCCGCCGAACGCCTGCCGGGCATGCTCTACTGGTTGATGGGCGACCTCTCCTACGCGCGTACCCCTTGGCCGCCGCTGCTATTGTTGTTGGCTACCTGCGTGGTACTGATTCCGCTTGGGCGTAGCCTGAATGTGCTGGCCCGTGGCCCTCAGCAGGCCGCCGCGCTGGGCGTGGCGGTCAGGCCGCTTGAGTGGTGTATCTATATTGCCGCCAGCCTACTCACCGCAGCGGCAGTGACCACCGCAGGCAGCATTGGCTTTGTTGGTTTAGTGGTGCCCCACATGCTGCGCCTGCTGTTAGGCAACGACCAGCGGCTGATACTTCCCGCCTGCGCGTTGGCGGGGGGCACGCTGTTAGTGTTGGCCGATACACTAGCCCGCACCATGATCGCCCCGGAACAGCTTCCCGTTGGCGTGATCACTGCGCTGTTGGGCGTGCCCACCTTTCTGTTTCTGCTCTACCGGAGCCGCTGA
- a CDS encoding histidine phosphatase family protein: protein MAIDLSVELVAVRHGITAWNLERRYQGQQDIPLLFPDAEAGLLALREALADERFDAIYSSDLNRCQQTLKWAEVAKPGVPLTLEPRLRELDFGEYEGKVYDELKNLPHYRAWIDSVGELQIPGGESAAQLRERLDAWLHDVATNAQAGDHKKVLTVTHGGVIRELRRRFETIHFWDGTVSQAQGRRWKLTYYTGANGQGEWQCSSSSAVPALANETL from the coding sequence TTGGCTATTGATCTTAGTGTGGAGCTGGTGGCAGTTCGCCACGGTATCACCGCTTGGAATTTAGAGCGTCGTTATCAAGGTCAGCAAGATATTCCGCTGCTGTTCCCCGATGCCGAAGCAGGATTGCTGGCACTGCGTGAGGCACTAGCGGATGAGCGTTTTGATGCTATTTACTCCAGCGATCTTAACCGCTGCCAGCAAACGTTGAAGTGGGCGGAAGTCGCCAAACCAGGCGTGCCCCTTACGCTTGAACCACGCCTGCGCGAGCTCGATTTTGGCGAGTACGAAGGCAAGGTTTACGACGAGCTAAAGAATTTACCCCATTATCGCGCCTGGATTGACAGCGTGGGCGAGCTGCAAATCCCTGGTGGAGAATCGGCTGCACAGTTACGCGAGCGCTTGGATGCTTGGCTGCACGATGTTGCGACTAATGCCCAAGCGGGTGACCATAAAAAGGTACTGACAGTGACCCACGGCGGCGTGATTCGCGAGCTGCGCCGTCGTTTTGAAACCATTCATTTCTGGGATGGCACGGTGAGTCAGGCCCAAGGCAGGCGCTGGAAACTCACTTATTACACCGGTGCGAATGGACAAGGAGAATGGCAATGCAGCTCTTCATCGGCGGTGCCTGCGCTGGCAAACGAGACGCTGTAG
- a CDS encoding ABC transporter ATP-binding protein, producing MQLTAQKLAWSVHGTPLLIDINLTVEPGQTFGLVGPNGSGKTSLLRLLAGLNKPKAGQVLMGSQPLHALKQRAIAQSIALVEQQADTTDRISVRDVVALGRTPFLTALRPWSTEDDAIVVQALVDVDMVKMADRLWHTLSGGERQRVHIARALAQQPKILLLDEPTNHLDIRHQLSILELVRQLPITVIISLHDLNQAMECDRIGVMDGGRLIDSGHPDEVLTTSRLQQTFGVYTHVIDDPMDGKQIMRFRSAV from the coding sequence ATGCAGTTAACCGCTCAAAAACTCGCTTGGTCAGTGCATGGCACGCCGCTACTGATTGACATTAACCTTACCGTCGAACCAGGCCAAACCTTTGGCCTGGTGGGGCCGAACGGCTCGGGCAAAACGTCGCTACTTCGCCTGTTGGCAGGCTTGAACAAACCCAAAGCAGGACAGGTGCTGATGGGTAGCCAGCCTCTACACGCGCTGAAGCAGCGGGCGATTGCTCAGTCTATTGCTTTAGTCGAGCAGCAGGCCGATACCACCGATAGAATTAGCGTGCGTGACGTCGTGGCGCTGGGCCGGACGCCCTTTCTTACCGCGTTGCGCCCCTGGTCTACTGAAGATGATGCCATCGTGGTTCAGGCGCTGGTCGATGTCGATATGGTGAAGATGGCGGATCGGCTGTGGCACACTCTCTCTGGCGGCGAGCGCCAGCGGGTGCACATTGCCCGCGCGCTGGCTCAGCAGCCTAAAATCCTGCTACTGGATGAACCCACCAACCACTTGGATATTCGCCATCAACTGTCGATTCTTGAATTGGTCAGGCAGTTGCCGATCACAGTGATAATCTCGTTACACGACCTTAACCAAGCCATGGAGTGTGACCGCATCGGCGTGATGGATGGTGGCCGCCTGATCGACAGCGGCCACCCTGATGAAGTACTCACCACCAGCAGGCTACAACAGACCTTTGGAGTGTACACCCATGTGATCGATGACCCTATGGATGGCAAACAGATCATGCGTTTTCGCAGTGCAGTTTAG
- a CDS encoding bifunctional adenosylcobinamide kinase/adenosylcobinamide-phosphate guanylyltransferase: protein MQLFIGGACAGKRDAVAARFPTANGWRLDAAKPFSDSEQALVANTPLVITGVLEWLRAALERDDTDAQRQQWQSDMAALCQRAEALNAQLIIIANEVGRGIVPMQPEQRRLRDLNGWFVQDATAQAEQVWYVRHGLVMAVK from the coding sequence ATGCAGCTCTTCATCGGCGGTGCCTGCGCTGGCAAACGAGACGCTGTAGCCGCACGCTTTCCCACTGCAAACGGATGGCGGCTTGATGCTGCTAAGCCTTTCAGCGATAGCGAGCAAGCGCTTGTAGCCAATACGCCGCTGGTTATCACAGGTGTGCTTGAGTGGCTTAGGGCTGCGCTTGAACGTGACGATACCGATGCCCAGCGCCAGCAGTGGCAGAGCGATATGGCAGCACTCTGCCAGCGCGCCGAAGCGCTAAACGCACAGTTAATCATTATTGCCAACGAAGTTGGCCGTGGAATTGTGCCCATGCAGCCCGAACAGCGTCGCTTACGTGACCTCAATGGCTGGTTCGTTCAGGATGCCACTGCTCAGGCTGAACAGGTGTGGTACGTCCGGCATGGGTTGGTGATGGCAGTTAAATAG
- a CDS encoding Yip1 family protein produces the protein MIHHVWGLLHHPEREWHSIRGEHESISHLYAHHVLLLAAIPVICALIGTTQVGWTYGGPETYRVSLTNGIALGVAFYALILMAVAVVGTLIHWLARRIDTRPSRRDCLILQGTLPHRCSFVAFLPSIRLFGFVCWVW, from the coding sequence ATGATCCATCATGTTTGGGGGCTTCTCCACCATCCTGAAAGAGAGTGGCATTCGATCCGTGGCGAGCATGAATCTATCAGCCACCTGTATGCCCACCATGTCCTTTTACTCGCTGCTATTCCTGTGATCTGTGCGCTAATAGGCACTACCCAGGTCGGCTGGACCTATGGTGGCCCTGAAACCTATCGAGTCTCTCTTACCAATGGCATTGCATTGGGCGTGGCTTTTTATGCGTTGATCCTAATGGCTGTTGCTGTTGTGGGCACTTTGATCCATTGGTTAGCCCGTCGAATAGACACTCGTCCCAGCCGCCGCGACTGCCTTATTTTGCAGGGTACATTGCCACACCGATGTTCCTTTGTGGCGTTTTTGCCCTCTATCCGGCTTTTTGGTTTTGTATGCTGGGTATGGTGA
- a CDS encoding TonB-dependent receptor domain-containing protein encodes MNHRFHTTAKRAALSMAALPLAISFSAQAQYAAATTDLATLDPVVVTAALAPRTANESLSSVSVLDTATFRRQDPTSLTDLLRGQPGVDITSNGSFGKNSSVYLRGAPSDASVLMIDGIRLRSATAGGAAFQYLDPRMFDRAEIVRGPRGSLYGADAVGGVIQLFTPDGDEEGPQPRVSVGGGSFNTQRLSAGVSGREGGTRYSFAASHFNTDGQPIRRGGEDKGYDNTSALARVAHIFESGAEVGVLALRARGNNEYDDGENDFVQQVAGVYGEVPVTDTWQSRLTLSEARDELDTLDNFGASVIDTRTQTARWQNTLQLGAHELIAGAEISEDRVSSTNDFDVTSRDNTAVFTQGLLDFSPFAIQASLRYDDNEAYGDEVTGSLALGYQVDNYHTLRASMGTAFKAPSFNDLYWPNSGNPDLNPEKSESVEVGVRGQYNQWFWDLAAFQNDYDDLIAWAPTSSGLWAPQNINSARIRGAEFASGVEVNDWTLQAAFTYLDPEDRESGNRLARRATQSVRLDADRELGDWSLGGSLIAQNHRYDNVANTQRLGGYGLVNLRAGWQFAPLWTARVTLENAFDKEYSTSRNYINAGRAGFLSVHFGQ; translated from the coding sequence ATGAATCACCGTTTCCACACGACCGCCAAACGGGCGGCGTTGAGCATGGCTGCTTTACCACTCGCCATCTCCTTTTCAGCCCAGGCCCAATACGCCGCCGCGACGACTGATTTAGCCACGCTTGATCCTGTCGTGGTAACCGCTGCGTTAGCGCCGCGCACTGCCAATGAAAGCCTTTCATCGGTTAGCGTGCTGGACACAGCCACTTTTCGCCGCCAAGACCCCACCAGCCTGACCGATCTTCTGCGCGGCCAGCCGGGCGTTGATATCACCAGCAACGGCAGCTTTGGCAAAAACAGCAGCGTTTATCTACGCGGTGCGCCCAGCGATGCCTCCGTGTTGATGATCGATGGTATTCGGCTGAGATCTGCCACGGCGGGCGGCGCCGCTTTTCAGTACCTAGACCCACGCATGTTTGACCGTGCAGAAATCGTGCGCGGCCCCCGCGGTAGCCTTTACGGTGCAGATGCCGTTGGCGGGGTAATACAGCTATTTACTCCTGATGGCGACGAAGAGGGCCCGCAGCCGAGAGTCTCAGTCGGCGGTGGTTCCTTTAATACCCAACGGCTAAGTGCAGGTGTTTCTGGCCGCGAAGGGGGCACGCGCTACAGCTTCGCCGCTAGCCATTTCAATACGGATGGCCAACCCATTCGTCGTGGCGGTGAAGACAAAGGGTATGACAACACCTCAGCGCTTGCCCGCGTTGCACATATTTTTGAGAGTGGTGCTGAGGTGGGGGTGCTGGCACTGCGCGCTCGCGGTAACAACGAATATGACGATGGAGAGAATGACTTCGTCCAGCAGGTGGCAGGTGTTTACGGCGAGGTGCCAGTTACCGATACCTGGCAGAGTCGCCTGACCCTTAGCGAAGCCCGCGATGAGCTGGATACGCTGGATAATTTCGGTGCCTCCGTCATTGATACCCGCACCCAAACTGCCCGCTGGCAGAACACTCTTCAGTTGGGTGCCCATGAGTTGATTGCTGGTGCTGAAATCAGCGAAGACCGCGTTTCAAGCACCAACGACTTTGATGTCACCAGCCGCGATAACACCGCTGTGTTTACCCAAGGGCTGCTCGACTTTTCGCCGTTTGCCATTCAGGCCAGCCTGCGTTACGACGACAACGAAGCCTATGGCGATGAAGTTACCGGCAGTTTGGCGCTGGGTTATCAAGTAGATAACTATCACACGCTGCGCGCCAGCATGGGGACTGCTTTTAAAGCGCCGAGCTTTAATGACCTCTATTGGCCGAATTCGGGGAATCCTGATCTCAATCCAGAAAAGTCTGAAAGCGTTGAGGTGGGCGTGCGCGGCCAATACAACCAGTGGTTCTGGGACTTGGCCGCGTTCCAAAACGACTACGATGACCTGATCGCCTGGGCGCCGACGTCGAGTGGTTTATGGGCGCCGCAGAACATCAACAGCGCGCGTATTCGTGGGGCGGAGTTTGCCAGTGGTGTAGAAGTGAATGATTGGACACTGCAAGCCGCCTTTACCTATCTGGATCCGGAAGACCGAGAGAGCGGTAATCGATTAGCCCGTCGGGCCACTCAAAGTGTGCGTCTGGATGCCGACCGTGAGCTTGGCGATTGGTCGCTGGGGGGCTCGTTAATCGCGCAGAATCACCGCTATGATAACGTCGCCAATACTCAGCGTTTAGGTGGCTATGGGCTGGTTAACCTGCGGGCGGGATGGCAGTTTGCGCCGCTCTGGACGGCCCGTGTTACGCTAGAAAATGCCTTTGATAAAGAGTATTCAACAAGTCGTAACTATATTAACGCTGGCCGAGCAGGATTTTTGAGTGTTCATTTTGGTCAATAA